In one Procambarus clarkii isolate CNS0578487 chromosome 29, FALCON_Pclarkii_2.0, whole genome shotgun sequence genomic region, the following are encoded:
- the LOC123765017 gene encoding uncharacterized protein isoform X3: protein MLCPRSSSTLLTAVTTKATIHKSFRDGRNGSLLFYGRVTGSEPPNRTIYALRDAGWSRRRGFYPKGSIMNNTHWFAFRALPEYTRDKRNNRIDTLNLTLQYETAASSCSPEDPVCNLGHVQLYAGEVPSKDLYLTFYATENVRWAVFCRPRATSQEPGEEDQPALTTTTSPTTITTTTSPTTITTTTSPTTITTTTSPTSITTTTSPTTITTTTSPTTITTTTSPTTINFCYPLNNSSQTDDFQEVGLVQAEEAVLWSALVLAVVCLLLLLVTIFLKVTIVRRQPPPSRPSHPHTVPLHRHLSSK, encoded by the exons ATGTTGTGTCCCAGGAGTTCGTCAACGTTGCTTACGGCTGTTACGACG AAGGCCACCATTCACAAGAGCTTCAGAGACGGACGTAATGGATCTTTGCTCTTCTACGGACGAGTTACGGGCTCGGAACCACCCAATAGGACCATATATGCTTTAAGAGACGCTGGTTGGTCCCGAAGGAGAGGCTTCTACCCAAAGGGCAGTATAATGAACAACACTCACTGGTTCGCGTTCCGAGCGCTGCCAGAGTACACCAGAGACAAGAGGAACAACAGGATAGACACACTTAACCTCACACTCCAGTACGAGACTGCCGCCTCCAGCTGCAGCCCGGAGGACCCAGTCTGCAATCTGGGACATGTTCAACTTTATGCAGGAGAAGTGCCTTCCAAGGATTTGTACCTGACTTTTTATGCGACGGAGAACGTGCGGTGGGCCGTGTTCTGCCGGCCTCGGGCCACTAGCCAGGAGCCAGGTGAGGAGGACCAGCCAGCTCTTACCACAACCACCTCGCCAACCACTATtaccacaaccacctcaccaaccactATTACCACAACCACGTCACCAACCACTATTACCACAACCACCTCTCCAACCTCTATTACCACAACCACCTCTCCAACCACTATTACCACAACCACCTCTCCAACCACTATtaccacaaccacctcaccaaccactATTAATTTCTGTTATCCCTTAAACAATAGTTCCCAAACTGATGATTTTCAAG AGGTCGGACTGGTCCAGGCAGAAGAAGCGGTGTTGTGGAGTGCGCTGGTGCTGGCAGTGGTGtgcttgctgctgttgctggtcacCATCTTCCTCAAGGTCACTATTGTACGtcgacaaccaccaccatctcgcccctctcacccccacaccGTCCCCCTACACCGTCACCTCTCTTCCAA ATAA
- the LOC123765017 gene encoding uncharacterized protein isoform X2 yields MVDQWTVVWWCLMVITADAGLASGVEECFLYPVKKGEQSPSVPLQASGDTIITINNIYDNNTITTITTNNGDCVAQVLHKSTYKPREDGCPVLNASAVDTSTGTWQELVTVVVRRGGGRTSVYLRDSGVEEQLVKVHLGDASTVHVVSQEFVNVAYGCYDGCFQFQKATIHKSFRDGRNGSLLFYGRVTGSEPPNRTIYALRDAGWSRRRGFYPKGSIMNNTHWFAFRALPEYTRDKRNNRIDTLNLTLQYETAASSCSPEDPVCNLGHVQLYAGEVPSKDLYLTFYATENVRWAVFCRPRATSQEPEVGLVQAEEAVLWSALVLAVVCLLLLLVTIFLKVTIVRRQPPPSRPSHPHTVPLHRHLSSK; encoded by the exons ATGGTGGACCAgtggacggtggtgtggtggtgcctgATGGTGATCACTGCAGACGCGGGCCTCGCCAGCGGTGTGGAGg AGTGCTTCCTGTACCCCGTGAAGAAGGGGGAGCAGAGTCCCAGCGTCCCCCTCCAGGCCAGCGGcgacaccatcatcaccatcaacaacatctacgacaacaacaccatcaccaccatcactactaacaATGGTGACTGTGTGGCCCAGGTCCTTCATAAGAGCACTTATAAACCGAGGGAAGATGGCTGCCCTGTCCTCAACGCCAGCGCTG TCGACACCAGCACCGGGACGTGGCAagagttggtgacggtggtggtgcgtCGGGGAGGAGGGAGGACCAGCGTGTACCTGCGGGACTCCGGGGTCGAGGAGCAGCTGGTCAAGGTCCACCTCGGAGACGCCAGCACCGTTCATGTTGTGTCCCAGGAGTTCGTCAACGTTGCTTACGGCTGTTACGACG GATGTTTCCAGTTCCAGAAGGCCACCATTCACAAGAGCTTCAGAGACGGACGTAATGGATCTTTGCTCTTCTACGGACGAGTTACGGGCTCGGAACCACCCAATAGGACCATATATGCTTTAAGAGACGCTGGTTGGTCCCGAAGGAGAGGCTTCTACCCAAAGGGCAGTATAATGAACAACACTCACTGGTTCGCGTTCCGAGCGCTGCCAGAGTACACCAGAGACAAGAGGAACAACAGGATAGACACACTTAACCTCACACTCCAGTACGAGACTGCCGCCTCCAGCTGCAGCCCGGAGGACCCAGTCTGCAATCTGGGACATGTTCAACTTTATGCAGGAGAAGTGCCTTCCAAGGATTTGTACCTGACTTTTTATGCGACGGAGAACGTGCGGTGGGCCGTGTTCTGCCGGCCTCGGGCCACTAGCCAGGAGCCAG AGGTCGGACTGGTCCAGGCAGAAGAAGCGGTGTTGTGGAGTGCGCTGGTGCTGGCAGTGGTGtgcttgctgctgttgctggtcacCATCTTCCTCAAGGTCACTATTGTACGtcgacaaccaccaccatctcgcccctctcacccccacaccGTCCCCCTACACCGTCACCTCTCTTCCAA ATAA
- the LOC123765017 gene encoding uncharacterized protein isoform X1: protein MVDQWTVVWWCLMVITADAGLASGVEECFLYPVKKGEQSPSVPLQASGDTIITINNIYDNNTITTITTNNGDCVAQVLHKSTYKPREDGCPVLNASAVDTSTGTWQELVTVVVRRGGGRTSVYLRDSGVEEQLVKVHLGDASTVHVVSQEFVNVAYGCYDGCFQFQKATIHKSFRDGRNGSLLFYGRVTGSEPPNRTIYALRDAGWSRRRGFYPKGSIMNNTHWFAFRALPEYTRDKRNNRIDTLNLTLQYETAASSCSPEDPVCNLGHVQLYAGEVPSKDLYLTFYATENVRWAVFCRPRATSQEPGEEDQPALTTTTSPTTITTTTSPTTITTTTSPTTITTTTSPTSITTTTSPTTITTTTSPTTITTTTSPTTINFCYPLNNSSQTDDFQEVGLVQAEEAVLWSALVLAVVCLLLLLVTIFLKVTIVRRQPPPSRPSHPHTVPLHRHLSSK, encoded by the exons ATGGTGGACCAgtggacggtggtgtggtggtgcctgATGGTGATCACTGCAGACGCGGGCCTCGCCAGCGGTGTGGAGg AGTGCTTCCTGTACCCCGTGAAGAAGGGGGAGCAGAGTCCCAGCGTCCCCCTCCAGGCCAGCGGcgacaccatcatcaccatcaacaacatctacgacaacaacaccatcaccaccatcactactaacaATGGTGACTGTGTGGCCCAGGTCCTTCATAAGAGCACTTATAAACCGAGGGAAGATGGCTGCCCTGTCCTCAACGCCAGCGCTG TCGACACCAGCACCGGGACGTGGCAagagttggtgacggtggtggtgcgtCGGGGAGGAGGGAGGACCAGCGTGTACCTGCGGGACTCCGGGGTCGAGGAGCAGCTGGTCAAGGTCCACCTCGGAGACGCCAGCACCGTTCATGTTGTGTCCCAGGAGTTCGTCAACGTTGCTTACGGCTGTTACGACG GATGTTTCCAGTTCCAGAAGGCCACCATTCACAAGAGCTTCAGAGACGGACGTAATGGATCTTTGCTCTTCTACGGACGAGTTACGGGCTCGGAACCACCCAATAGGACCATATATGCTTTAAGAGACGCTGGTTGGTCCCGAAGGAGAGGCTTCTACCCAAAGGGCAGTATAATGAACAACACTCACTGGTTCGCGTTCCGAGCGCTGCCAGAGTACACCAGAGACAAGAGGAACAACAGGATAGACACACTTAACCTCACACTCCAGTACGAGACTGCCGCCTCCAGCTGCAGCCCGGAGGACCCAGTCTGCAATCTGGGACATGTTCAACTTTATGCAGGAGAAGTGCCTTCCAAGGATTTGTACCTGACTTTTTATGCGACGGAGAACGTGCGGTGGGCCGTGTTCTGCCGGCCTCGGGCCACTAGCCAGGAGCCAGGTGAGGAGGACCAGCCAGCTCTTACCACAACCACCTCGCCAACCACTATtaccacaaccacctcaccaaccactATTACCACAACCACGTCACCAACCACTATTACCACAACCACCTCTCCAACCTCTATTACCACAACCACCTCTCCAACCACTATTACCACAACCACCTCTCCAACCACTATtaccacaaccacctcaccaaccactATTAATTTCTGTTATCCCTTAAACAATAGTTCCCAAACTGATGATTTTCAAG AGGTCGGACTGGTCCAGGCAGAAGAAGCGGTGTTGTGGAGTGCGCTGGTGCTGGCAGTGGTGtgcttgctgctgttgctggtcacCATCTTCCTCAAGGTCACTATTGTACGtcgacaaccaccaccatctcgcccctctcacccccacaccGTCCCCCTACACCGTCACCTCTCTTCCAA ATAA